One genomic window of Desulfovibrio legallii includes the following:
- a CDS encoding MltA domain-containing protein, whose protein sequence is MHRLTPYGFAYRVSRCGRLGALVLLGALLAACAKKAPTPELEPLGPPVAMESPEFFVAYLAPRNQDLASWKDMAPTVRKSLNYVNTRPQSGVAVQRPGLSVTWGEIGRTLARLQDLLPRLDAEPQLLLENFRWVEVAGGINYSGYYEPAVRASRTRKPGYTQAIYARPPELSKVLAQKGRYYDRRTIEEKQVLAGRGLELAWAADPVDVFFLEIQGSGRLIFDDGTQAYVNYAGQNKHKYKSSGRIMREKGLLKRGDIYEQREWFRNNPDRVREILNDNPSYVFFRFGTRGPTGAMGYQVDDWLSLATDRGFIPLGAVVAYGVNAPDEKRGRVPLRGIGFAQDVGGAIKRNRIDIFCGGDERANYVASHLDAKGPAWVLLAK, encoded by the coding sequence ATGCATAGGCTGACTCCTTATGGATTTGCGTACAGGGTTTCGCGTTGTGGGCGGTTGGGCGCGCTGGTGCTGCTGGGGGCGCTGCTCGCGGCCTGCGCCAAAAAAGCGCCCACGCCGGAGCTTGAGCCCCTGGGCCCGCCCGTGGCCATGGAAAGCCCGGAATTTTTTGTCGCCTATCTTGCCCCGCGCAACCAGGATCTGGCCAGTTGGAAGGACATGGCCCCCACGGTGCGCAAGTCCCTCAATTATGTCAACACCCGACCCCAGAGCGGCGTGGCCGTGCAGCGGCCCGGCCTGAGCGTGACCTGGGGCGAGATCGGGCGCACGCTGGCCCGCCTACAGGATCTGCTGCCGCGGCTGGACGCCGAGCCGCAGCTGCTGCTGGAGAACTTCCGCTGGGTGGAAGTGGCGGGCGGCATCAATTACTCCGGCTATTACGAACCGGCGGTGCGCGCCAGCCGCACCCGCAAGCCCGGCTATACCCAGGCCATTTATGCCCGGCCGCCGGAGCTGAGCAAGGTGCTGGCCCAGAAGGGCCGCTATTATGACCGCCGCACCATTGAGGAAAAGCAGGTGCTGGCGGGCCGCGGCCTGGAGCTGGCCTGGGCCGCCGACCCCGTGGACGTGTTCTTTCTGGAGATCCAGGGCTCCGGCCGCCTGATTTTTGACGACGGCACCCAGGCCTACGTCAACTACGCCGGGCAGAACAAGCACAAATACAAAAGTTCTGGCCGCATCATGCGCGAGAAGGGCCTGCTCAAGCGCGGGGATATCTACGAGCAGCGCGAGTGGTTCCGCAACAATCCCGACCGGGTGCGCGAAATCCTCAATGATAATCCGAGCTACGTCTTTTTCCGTTTTGGCACGCGCGGCCCCACAGGGGCCATGGGCTACCAGGTGGACGACTGGCTGAGCCTGGCCACGGACAGGGGGTTTATCCCTCTGGGTGCGGTGGTGGCCTACGGCGTTAATGCCCCGGACGAAAAGCGGGGCCGCGTGCCCCTGCGCGGCATTGGCTTTGCCCAGGACGTGGGCGGGGCCATTAAGCGCAACCGCATTGACATCTTCTGCGGCGGCGACGAGCGCGCCAACTATGTGGCCAGCCACCTGGACGCCAAAGGCCCGGCCTGGGTGCTGCTGGCGAAGTAA
- a CDS encoding aminotransferase class I/II-fold pyridoxal phosphate-dependent enzyme: MKNDHSCQAGNGAKPASATDGNASGFTRMRSKLAFDRLVEMGAKMGMENPLFLCHERAAKATTLINGKEYLNFSTYDYLDINAHPEITEAVTEAAALYGTSAGASRLVGGERPPHRELERALAELYGVEDCIVYVSGHATNVSTLGFLFGHRDAIFHDGLAHNSLVQGARLSGSTRYSYAHNDCDALEELLRNKRAEHKRAVIVTEGLFSMDGNIPDLPRIIALKKQYDCMLLVDEAHSLGVLGATGRGAREHFNLDPTDVDMWMSTLSKSMCGCGGFIAGSRELVEFLKYGSPGFVFSVGMPPVIAVACRKALEIMLREPERVHKLQQISQFFIRYAAEIGLDTGAAQGYAVVPVMVGDPMVAGFLSNALFKRGVYVMPITFPAVKEGTDRLRFFLSAAHTEEHIRRALDAVREAMPEARAIVDEYKRTHADAAEGD, from the coding sequence ATGAAGAACGACCATTCCTGTCAGGCCGGCAACGGGGCGAAGCCCGCGTCCGCCACAGACGGCAACGCCAGCGGATTCACCCGCATGCGCTCCAAACTCGCCTTTGACCGGCTGGTGGAAATGGGTGCCAAGATGGGGATGGAAAATCCTCTGTTTCTCTGCCACGAGCGTGCGGCCAAGGCCACGACGCTTATCAACGGCAAAGAATATCTCAACTTTTCCACATACGACTACCTTGACATCAACGCCCACCCGGAAATTACCGAAGCCGTGACCGAGGCCGCGGCCCTGTACGGCACCTCCGCCGGGGCCAGCCGCCTGGTGGGCGGCGAGCGCCCGCCGCACCGCGAGCTGGAACGCGCCCTGGCCGAACTCTACGGCGTGGAGGACTGCATCGTCTATGTGAGCGGCCATGCCACCAACGTCTCCACCCTGGGCTTTCTTTTCGGCCACCGCGACGCCATCTTCCACGACGGGCTCGCCCACAATTCGCTGGTGCAGGGCGCGCGGCTTTCCGGATCCACCCGCTATTCCTACGCCCATAACGATTGCGACGCCCTGGAAGAGCTCCTGCGCAACAAGCGCGCCGAGCACAAGCGCGCCGTCATCGTCACCGAGGGCCTGTTCAGCATGGACGGCAACATCCCGGACCTGCCCCGCATCATTGCCCTCAAAAAGCAGTACGACTGCATGCTGCTGGTGGACGAGGCCCACTCCCTGGGCGTGCTGGGGGCCACGGGCCGCGGCGCGCGCGAACATTTCAACCTCGACCCCACGGACGTGGACATGTGGATGAGCACCCTCTCCAAGTCCATGTGCGGCTGCGGCGGCTTCATTGCCGGCAGCCGCGAGCTGGTGGAGTTTCTCAAGTACGGTTCGCCGGGCTTTGTCTTCAGCGTGGGCATGCCCCCGGTTATTGCCGTGGCCTGCCGCAAGGCGCTGGAAATCATGCTGCGGGAGCCTGAAAGGGTGCACAAGCTGCAGCAGATATCCCAGTTCTTTATCCGCTACGCGGCGGAAATCGGCCTGGATACGGGCGCGGCCCAGGGCTATGCCGTGGTGCCCGTCATGGTGGGCGACCCCATGGTGGCGGGCTTTTTGTCCAACGCTTTGTTCAAGCGCGGGGTCTACGTCATGCCCATCACCTTCCCCGCCGTTAAGGAAGGCACGGACCGCCTGCGCTTCTTCCTTTCCGCCGCGCATACCGAGGAGCATATCCGCAGGGCCCTGGACGCCGTGCGCGAGGCCATGCCCGAAGCCAGGGCCATTGTGGACGAATACAAGCGCACCCACGCCGACGCGGCGGAGGGCGACTAA
- a CDS encoding glycosyl transferase family 1, with amino-acid sequence MSARPEVFLTVSLDVEEEGLFGGSYARRGCTTANTVCLERLLPLCEAGVRPTLFCAYSALTDPASLPVLARLRDRCGAEIGAHLHHWNTPPLALPGAPEPPDTAAAVPAAAVPPELMAAKLERLMAAGRAFQGAPLTSFRMGRWDLHRAHWPLLARAGILADASVRPLHSARAPLLGPDHFAAPSHPYKVEADGKTIFELPLTVTPLLPALPRLCSVAPGGAGRALRAGFRQWGALALLPVYHPLWAMRRIADLFVARGGRALSLTWHSSEMMPGGAPHVPDAAAVDRLLDKIAAWLRWLSGRYRVRHATLDELRRALGPAAPTPASAVGDWTWSALA; translated from the coding sequence ATGAGTGCGCGCCCGGAAGTGTTCCTGACCGTCAGCCTGGACGTGGAAGAGGAAGGCCTCTTCGGCGGCAGTTATGCCCGGCGGGGCTGCACCACCGCCAACACGGTCTGCCTGGAACGTCTGCTGCCCCTTTGCGAGGCAGGCGTGCGCCCCACCTTGTTCTGCGCGTACAGCGCGCTGACGGACCCGGCCTCCCTGCCGGTGCTGGCCCGACTGCGCGACCGCTGCGGCGCGGAGATCGGCGCGCACCTGCACCACTGGAATACCCCGCCCTTGGCCCTGCCCGGCGCGCCGGAACCACCGGATACGGCGGCTGCCGTGCCCGCGGCCGCTGTGCCGCCGGAGCTCATGGCCGCCAAGCTGGAGCGCCTGATGGCCGCTGGCCGCGCCTTTCAGGGCGCGCCCCTGACCTCCTTCCGCATGGGCAGGTGGGATCTGCACCGCGCCCACTGGCCCTTGCTGGCCCGGGCCGGCATCCTGGCCGACGCCTCGGTGCGGCCCCTGCACAGCGCCCGCGCCCCTTTGCTGGGGCCGGACCACTTTGCCGCGCCCAGTCATCCTTACAAGGTGGAGGCAGATGGCAAGACCATTTTTGAGCTGCCGCTCACGGTCACGCCGCTGCTGCCCGCCTTGCCCCGCCTGTGCAGCGTCGCGCCGGGTGGTGCGGGAAGGGCTCTGCGGGCCGGTTTTCGCCAGTGGGGGGCGCTGGCCCTGCTGCCCGTTTACCATCCGCTGTGGGCCATGCGCCGGATTGCGGATTTATTCGTGGCGCGCGGCGGGCGGGCGCTTTCGCTTACCTGGCATTCTTCCGAGATGATGCCGGGCGGCGCGCCCCATGTGCCGGATGCGGCCGCCGTGGACCGCCTGCTGGACAAAATTGCGGCCTGGCTGCGCTGGCTCTCCGGCCGGTATCGGGTGCGCCATGCGACTCTGGACGAGCTGCGCCGCGCGCTGGGCCCAGCGGCCCCCACGCCGGCATCGGCCGTGGGCGACTGGACCTGGTCCGCACTTGCCTGA
- a CDS encoding TRM11 family SAM-dependent methyltransferase, whose protein sequence is MTITKWGPDDFELELNTVWSFPKRGNWATHDAKYRGNWSPFIPRNLLLRYSTEGDLVLDQFVGGGTTLVEAKLLRRNCIGVDINRNSLEICKEKTDFLFQDGGHVHIVHGDARNLSFLNAASIDLICTHPPYADIIHYSTNTDGDLSLLPIPEFLLQMHSVAAESYRVLKPGKFCAILMGDTRKKGCVIPMGFAVMNIFTEAGFTTKEIIIKEQHNCKATGYWKTNSVKYNFLLLAHEYLFVFRK, encoded by the coding sequence ATGACCATAACAAAGTGGGGACCAGACGATTTCGAGTTGGAACTGAATACAGTCTGGTCGTTTCCGAAGAGAGGGAATTGGGCTACACACGATGCGAAATACCGTGGCAACTGGTCTCCATTTATTCCACGAAACTTGCTGCTCCGCTATTCCACAGAGGGCGATCTGGTACTCGATCAATTCGTCGGAGGTGGAACTACCCTTGTGGAGGCAAAACTACTCAGAAGAAACTGCATTGGCGTTGATATCAACCGTAATTCACTTGAAATATGCAAAGAAAAAACTGATTTTTTATTCCAGGATGGCGGTCATGTACACATAGTTCATGGCGACGCCAGGAATCTTTCGTTTCTGAATGCTGCGAGCATTGACCTAATCTGCACCCATCCGCCCTATGCAGATATAATTCACTACAGTACAAATACAGATGGAGACCTCTCACTACTTCCCATCCCAGAATTTTTGTTGCAGATGCACAGCGTTGCAGCAGAAAGCTACCGCGTATTAAAGCCTGGTAAGTTTTGCGCTATATTGATGGGTGATACGCGAAAAAAAGGTTGCGTCATTCCTATGGGCTTTGCTGTCATGAATATTTTTACTGAAGCCGGATTTACCACCAAGGAAATCATTATCAAAGAACAGCATAACTGCAAGGCAACAGGTTACTGGAAAACAAACAGCGTGAAATACAATTTCCTTCTTCTGGCGCATGAATATTTATTCGTCTTTCGCAAGTAA
- a CDS encoding glycosyltransferase family 4 protein produces the protein MAQTDAPRFAPFPQGLPHVAYVLLWYPLFTQPFIFREVEGLRRLLPLSVFSLYGRNLRQCSTEMRAAAGGTYVFGARRLLLVLGEALRQCLLYPRRTWRLFRRSVCRRWQSWETLGENFWAFCVGLYLGRLFQEAGIDMIYAPWPRGTATAAWVAASIADLPFATAARGDNLAPADPDLGDKLGAAFFVRANNAADQARIEAFDQGQARGKVALVYNSLTLSLPPLAPVQEEEPAPPGATRPMPRPVRLLALGRFDVTKGFDVLLRACALLRDRGLDFTLTLAGGGGAVMGLGRMSARISQLRRDLDLEGRVRLPGLVSHNDLPHMLQEHDIFAAPCIVHASGRRDGIPNTVIEALAYGLPVVSTTVNALPEVVRDGETGLAVPPGDAPALADALARLADDADLARRLGRAGRRLAEEMFDPERNSRRLADVFIAQYGAWRRSCAA, from the coding sequence ATGGCTCAGACCGACGCGCCCCGTTTCGCCCCTTTCCCGCAGGGGCTGCCCCATGTGGCCTATGTCCTGCTCTGGTACCCTCTGTTCACCCAGCCCTTTATTTTCAGGGAAGTGGAGGGCCTGCGGCGGCTGCTGCCGCTCTCCGTCTTCAGCCTGTACGGGCGCAACCTGCGTCAATGCTCCACAGAAATGCGGGCGGCGGCCGGGGGCACTTACGTCTTCGGCGCGCGGCGCTTGCTGCTCGTGCTGGGCGAGGCGCTGCGGCAGTGCCTGCTGTACCCCCGGCGCACCTGGCGGCTGTTCCGGCGCAGCGTGTGTCGGCGCTGGCAGAGCTGGGAAACCCTGGGCGAAAATTTTTGGGCTTTCTGCGTGGGCCTCTACCTGGGCCGCCTGTTTCAGGAAGCGGGCATCGACATGATCTACGCCCCGTGGCCGCGCGGCACGGCCACGGCCGCCTGGGTAGCGGCCAGCATCGCCGACCTGCCCTTTGCCACCGCCGCCCGCGGCGACAACCTGGCCCCGGCTGATCCGGATCTGGGCGACAAGCTGGGCGCGGCCTTTTTTGTCCGCGCCAACAATGCGGCGGACCAGGCCCGCATTGAAGCCTTTGATCAGGGCCAGGCGCGGGGCAAGGTGGCGCTGGTCTACAACAGCCTTACCCTGTCGCTGCCCCCGCTTGCCCCCGTCCAAGAGGAGGAGCCCGCCCCCCCCGGCGCGACCCGGCCCATGCCCCGCCCCGTGCGTTTGCTGGCCCTGGGCCGTTTTGACGTCACCAAGGGCTTTGACGTGCTGTTGCGGGCCTGTGCCCTGCTGCGGGACAGGGGGCTGGACTTCACTCTTACCCTGGCCGGCGGGGGCGGGGCCGTTATGGGCCTTGGGCGCATGTCCGCCCGCATTTCGCAGCTGCGCAGGGATCTGGACCTGGAGGGCCGCGTGCGCCTGCCCGGCCTTGTTTCCCACAACGACCTGCCGCACATGCTGCAGGAGCACGACATTTTTGCCGCGCCCTGCATTGTGCACGCCTCTGGCCGCCGGGACGGCATCCCCAATACGGTCATTGAGGCCCTGGCTTACGGCCTGCCTGTGGTAAGCACCACGGTCAACGCCCTGCCGGAAGTGGTGCGCGACGGCGAAACCGGCCTGGCCGTGCCGCCGGGCGACGCCCCGGCCCTGGCCGACGCCCTGGCCCGCCTGGCTGACGATGCGGATCTGGCCCGGCGTCTGGGCCGTGCAGGGCGGCGTCTGGCCGAAGAAATGTTCGACCCCGAACGCAACAGCCGCCGCCTGGCGGACGTTTTTATCGCCCAATATGGGGCTTGGCGGCGCTCATGTGCGGCATAG
- a CDS encoding pyridoxamine 5'-phosphate oxidase family protein, protein MPPCPFPPLRRPGKALDEAEALDILRRASVATLACLSPTGYPYAVPLNFVFAEPAAVYFHCAAEGHKVEALRSEARVSLAVVGHAQVQPERFTTSYASVVVFGRAALVTGAEERRRALMALVAKYAPDFYEKGRAYVEGYRKPLAVWRVDVARLTGKRGGAA, encoded by the coding sequence ATGCCCCCATGCCCATTTCCCCCGCTGCGCCGTCCCGGCAAAGCCCTGGACGAGGCGGAAGCCCTGGATATTCTGCGGCGTGCGTCCGTGGCCACGCTGGCCTGTCTGAGCCCTACCGGCTATCCCTATGCCGTGCCGCTCAATTTCGTTTTTGCGGAGCCCGCCGCCGTCTATTTTCACTGCGCTGCGGAGGGGCACAAGGTGGAGGCCCTGCGCAGCGAGGCGCGGGTAAGCCTGGCCGTGGTGGGGCATGCGCAGGTGCAGCCGGAGCGCTTTACCACCAGCTACGCCAGCGTGGTGGTTTTTGGCCGGGCCGCGCTGGTGACCGGGGCCGAGGAGCGGCGGCGGGCCCTCATGGCCCTTGTGGCCAAATATGCGCCGGATTTTTATGAGAAGGGCCGGGCGTATGTGGAGGGCTACCGCAAGCCCCTGGCCGTCTGGCGGGTGGATGTGGCGCGCCTGACCGGCAAACGCGGCGGCGCGGCGTAG
- the asnB gene encoding asparagine synthase (glutamine-hydrolyzing) has product MCGIAGLCQTDGGPLPPEADQWVRAMTDRMAHRGPDGSGLWREGPVCLGHRRLSIIDLAGGGQPMCSAQGDLTVTFNGEIYNFAELRQELQARGARFQTDSDTEVILEGYRIWGPDCLERFDGMFAFALWDAPRRRLFCARDRFGKKPFFYTVQQGRFHFASEVTALEQVPGLNLTLDPAALMRYLAYEYVPTPQTMYKEVVSLPPSHWLLLEDGALRVGRYWDMPVPEEDDPRPVPQLCEELRDLLARAVRRRMVSDVPLGVFLSGGIDSTIVAGLMARQSATPIKTFSIGFSEASYDESRYARLAAAAFGTEHHERVLSAAQCADTLPGIISCMDVPMADASVAPTWLLSGVTREKVTVALGGDGADELWAGYEHYIGFNLAERYNALPAGLRRGLVEPLARLLPSSAGYINPRLAVETFLRAAAAPAWQRVQTMLTALGPDAQADLLAPAVRERAPELLRPANLFAPTRAAYEHWQPPQAAAPLARAFHVYVRQFLLDDILVKVDRCSMLHSLEVRAPFLDKDVAAFAARLPVRYRLHGFKRKWLLKKAFADLLPREILHRNKRGFQIPVAQWLRGRLRPLMEDLLAPEALTAQGLFNPAAVRALMDAHLSGKADLRKPLWTLLVFQLWWRARRDGRGPAC; this is encoded by the coding sequence ATGTGCGGCATAGCGGGCCTTTGCCAGACGGACGGCGGGCCGCTGCCGCCTGAGGCGGACCAGTGGGTGCGGGCCATGACCGACCGCATGGCCCACCGCGGCCCGGACGGTTCCGGCCTCTGGCGGGAAGGGCCGGTGTGCCTGGGGCACCGGCGGCTCTCCATCATTGACCTGGCCGGCGGCGGCCAGCCCATGTGCAGCGCCCAGGGCGACCTGACCGTCACCTTCAACGGCGAGATCTATAATTTTGCGGAGCTCAGGCAGGAGCTGCAGGCCCGCGGCGCGCGCTTCCAGACGGATTCGGATACGGAAGTGATCCTTGAAGGCTACCGCATCTGGGGCCCGGACTGTCTGGAGCGCTTTGACGGCATGTTCGCCTTTGCCCTCTGGGACGCGCCGCGCCGTCGCCTATTCTGCGCCCGGGATCGCTTCGGCAAAAAGCCTTTTTTCTACACCGTGCAGCAGGGGCGCTTTCACTTCGCTTCCGAAGTGACGGCGTTGGAGCAGGTTCCGGGCCTGAACCTGACCCTGGACCCCGCCGCCCTCATGCGCTACCTGGCCTACGAATACGTCCCCACCCCCCAGACCATGTATAAGGAAGTGGTCAGCCTGCCGCCTTCCCACTGGCTGCTGCTGGAGGACGGCGCGCTGCGCGTGGGACGCTATTGGGACATGCCCGTGCCGGAGGAGGACGACCCCCGGCCCGTGCCGCAGCTCTGTGAGGAGCTGCGCGACCTTCTGGCCCGCGCCGTGCGGCGGCGCATGGTCAGCGACGTGCCCCTGGGCGTCTTTCTCTCGGGCGGCATAGATTCCACCATTGTGGCCGGGCTCATGGCCCGGCAGTCCGCAACGCCCATCAAAACCTTTTCCATCGGCTTCAGCGAAGCCAGCTACGACGAATCGCGCTACGCGCGTCTGGCTGCGGCCGCCTTCGGCACAGAACACCACGAGCGCGTGCTCTCGGCCGCCCAGTGCGCCGATACCCTGCCCGGCATCATCAGCTGCATGGACGTGCCCATGGCCGACGCCTCCGTGGCGCCCACCTGGCTGCTCTCCGGCGTCACGCGCGAAAAAGTTACCGTGGCCCTGGGCGGCGACGGCGCGGACGAGCTCTGGGCCGGCTACGAGCACTACATCGGCTTCAACCTGGCGGAGCGCTACAACGCCCTGCCCGCCGGCCTGCGCCGCGGCCTGGTGGAGCCCCTGGCCCGGCTGCTGCCTTCCTCCGCCGGCTACATCAACCCGCGCCTGGCCGTGGAGACCTTCCTGCGCGCGGCGGCCGCCCCGGCCTGGCAGCGGGTGCAGACCATGCTCACGGCCCTGGGGCCGGACGCGCAGGCCGATCTCCTCGCCCCGGCCGTGCGGGAGCGCGCCCCGGAGCTGCTCAGGCCCGCAAACCTCTTTGCCCCCACCCGCGCCGCCTATGAGCACTGGCAGCCCCCGCAGGCCGCCGCGCCCCTGGCCCGCGCCTTCCACGTCTATGTGCGGCAGTTCCTGCTGGACGACATCCTGGTCAAGGTGGACCGCTGCTCCATGCTCCACAGCCTGGAAGTGCGCGCCCCCTTCCTGGATAAGGACGTGGCCGCCTTTGCCGCGCGCCTGCCCGTGCGCTACAGGCTCCACGGCTTCAAGCGCAAGTGGCTGCTCAAGAAAGCCTTTGCGGACCTGCTGCCCAGGGAGATCCTCCACCGCAACAAGCGCGGCTTCCAGATCCCCGTGGCCCAGTGGCTGCGCGGCCGCCTGCGTCCGCTTATGGAAGACCTGCTGGCCCCGGAGGCCCTCACCGCCCAGGGCCTGTTCAATCCCGCCGCTGTGCGCGCCCTTATGGATGCCCACCTCTCCGGCAAGGCCGACCTGCGCAAGCCCCTTTGGACCCTGCTGGTTTTCCAGCTCTGGTGGCGCGCCCGCCGCGATGGCCGCGGGCCGGCGTGCTGA
- a CDS encoding acyl-CoA thioesterase produces MHDAFPIPHVWMPHRVSYGETDTMGVLYYAEYLHLFERARGDYIRRCGMGYAEVERRGIILPVREAQCRYRSPARYDDLVLVRAGIDEWGRASLRFVYEIWNEDKTRLLATGMTQHALVNPQGRPVAVPDWFRNLTFSMEV; encoded by the coding sequence ATGCATGACGCTTTTCCCATCCCCCATGTCTGGATGCCCCACCGGGTGTCCTACGGCGAAACGGACACCATGGGCGTGTTGTACTATGCCGAATACCTGCACCTTTTTGAACGCGCGCGCGGCGACTACATCCGCCGCTGCGGCATGGGCTATGCCGAGGTGGAGCGCCGGGGCATCATCCTGCCCGTGCGCGAGGCCCAATGCCGCTACCGCTCCCCCGCCCGCTACGACGACCTGGTGCTGGTGCGCGCCGGCATCGACGAATGGGGGCGCGCGTCTCTGCGCTTTGTATATGAGATATGGAACGAGGACAAGACGCGCCTCCTCGCCACTGGCATGACCCAGCACGCGCTGGTCAACCCGCAGGGCCGCCCCGTGGCCGTGCCGGACTGGTTCCGCAACCTGACCTTCAGTATGGAGGTATAG
- a CDS encoding MOSC domain-containing protein, whose amino-acid sequence MGRIVAVCVSARKGVAKKPVDQAVLVPEHGIEGDAHAGPWHRQVSLLSWQAITAFKARGAKVANGCFGENLIVDGINLAALPVGTRLAGGGTLLEVTQIGKECHSHCQIFHTMGECIMPTQGIFARVLRGGTLRPGDSLDVLPAAADQEVPS is encoded by the coding sequence ATGGGCAGGATTGTGGCCGTATGCGTCAGCGCCAGAAAGGGCGTGGCCAAAAAACCCGTGGATCAGGCCGTGCTCGTGCCGGAACACGGCATTGAGGGCGACGCCCACGCCGGGCCCTGGCACCGGCAGGTGAGCCTGCTCTCCTGGCAGGCCATCACCGCCTTCAAGGCCCGCGGGGCCAAGGTAGCGAACGGCTGCTTTGGCGAGAACCTCATTGTGGACGGCATCAACCTGGCCGCCCTGCCCGTGGGCACGCGCCTGGCTGGGGGAGGAACCCTGCTGGAAGTGACCCAGATCGGCAAGGAATGCCACAGCCATTGCCAGATTTTTCATACCATGGGCGAATGCATCATGCCCACCCAGGGCATCTTTGCCCGCGTGCTGCGCGGCGGCACGCTGCGCCCCGGCGACAGCCTGGACGTCCTGCCCGCCGCCGCAGATCAGGAGGTGCCGTCATGA
- a CDS encoding glycosyltransferase, producing MNPTSSACGRADAASGAGPLPTAAAPDAATAALPPVAYVLLWFPLSSETFIFREVVQLRARGLPVRAYTLYGPNMRGCSEEMRCYDGPVRRMGVKAVGAVLAAFLAALWKEPRRVWGLLRQGFFRRMRNLESLGENLWCFLAGFLLARQCREDGVRLIHAAWANGPATAAWVASRLTGIPFAFTGRAGDIYPEDGLLREKSADALFIRTNNLANVQWLRQFCPPGQEGKVHAIYNSLTFTPRGQCAIAMRPPYRLLAVGRFARTKGFPYLLTAMARLRRENVPVTLTLVGDGRWRRKLAAMCARLRLQDMVRMPGFIPHDQICGYMLDHDILIMPSVVHTNGDRDGIPNVIMEALSHRMPVIATDVCGIAEVVEDGVTGLLVPQRDAHALADAVRRMLENRDQAQAMAEAGRERVTRMFDRERNITTLQDLYVTEGRRYWRGAARPQA from the coding sequence ATGAACCCTACGTCTTCGGCGTGCGGGCGGGCGGATGCCGCGTCCGGCGCAGGCCCTTTGCCCACCGCCGCCGCGCCGGACGCCGCCACCGCGGCCTTGCCCCCGGTGGCCTATGTGCTGCTGTGGTTTCCGCTTTCCTCGGAAACTTTCATCTTCCGTGAGGTGGTGCAGCTCCGCGCGCGCGGCCTGCCCGTGCGCGCGTATACCCTGTACGGCCCCAACATGCGGGGCTGCAGCGAAGAAATGCGCTGCTACGACGGCCCCGTGCGCCGCATGGGCGTCAAGGCCGTGGGGGCCGTTTTGGCGGCCTTTCTCGCCGCCCTGTGGAAGGAGCCGCGCCGGGTCTGGGGCTTGCTGCGCCAGGGCTTCTTCCGCCGCATGCGCAACCTGGAATCTCTGGGCGAGAACCTCTGGTGCTTTCTGGCGGGCTTTCTGCTGGCCCGCCAGTGCCGCGAAGACGGCGTGCGGCTTATCCACGCGGCCTGGGCCAACGGTCCGGCCACGGCGGCCTGGGTGGCCTCGCGGCTTACGGGCATTCCTTTCGCCTTTACGGGCCGCGCCGGGGACATTTACCCCGAAGACGGCCTGCTGCGCGAAAAATCGGCCGACGCCCTGTTCATCCGCACCAACAACCTGGCCAACGTGCAGTGGCTACGGCAGTTCTGCCCCCCCGGCCAGGAGGGCAAGGTCCACGCCATCTACAACAGCCTTACCTTCACGCCGCGCGGGCAGTGCGCCATTGCCATGCGTCCGCCGTATCGGCTGCTGGCCGTGGGCCGTTTTGCCCGTACCAAGGGTTTTCCTTACCTGCTCACGGCCATGGCCCGGCTGCGCCGCGAAAATGTGCCCGTGACCCTGACCCTGGTGGGCGACGGCCGCTGGCGGCGCAAGCTCGCCGCCATGTGCGCGCGTCTGCGCTTGCAGGATATGGTGCGCATGCCCGGCTTCATTCCTCACGATCAGATCTGCGGCTACATGCTTGACCACGACATCCTGATCATGCCCAGCGTAGTCCACACCAACGGCGACCGCGACGGCATCCCCAACGTGATCATGGAAGCGCTTTCGCACCGCATGCCGGTCATCGCCACCGACGTCTGCGGCATTGCCGAAGTGGTGGAGGACGGCGTGACGGGCCTGCTGGTGCCCCAGCGCGACGCCCATGCCCTGGCCGACGCCGTGCGCCGCATGCTGGAGAACCGGGACCAGGCCCAGGCCATGGCCGAGGCCGGCAGGGAACGGGTGACGCGGATGTTTGACCGTGAACGCAACATCACGACCTTGCAGGATCTTTATGTGACTGAAGGCCGCCGCTACTGGCGTGGAGCGGCACGCCCGCAGGCATGA